One Sphingobacteruim zhuxiongii DNA window includes the following coding sequences:
- a CDS encoding SGNH/GDSL hydrolase family protein produces MNLTHAIMACCATFLSVNASAKANFIFLGNEPFVQQELLADSTLPDQQAIATLLKSKTPITWLFAGNSITQGAKHTHGSRTYSEIFFERVRYEMGRYRDIIINMGVSGNTSKNVLDDFDWRVAHSKPQVVFLMIGTNDAATDKAISVEQYGENLKTLIQKIRALGAIPVLLSPTPILESHAPERANLKHYVIKMSEVVQKEQVIFVNQWEIWNGELKAKYKDQWSKLLLNDPLHPNGLGHKEMAISLFKALSIFDPKQPTCGGEYYEGYH; encoded by the coding sequence ATGAACCTAACTCATGCAATCATGGCTTGCTGTGCTACATTTCTGAGCGTCAATGCGAGCGCAAAAGCCAATTTTATTTTTCTGGGAAACGAGCCATTCGTCCAGCAGGAGCTTTTAGCCGACAGCACATTGCCAGATCAACAAGCGATAGCAACATTATTAAAAAGCAAAACACCCATTACCTGGCTTTTTGCAGGAAATAGCATTACCCAAGGGGCGAAACATACACATGGTTCGCGTACCTATTCGGAGATATTCTTTGAGCGTGTGCGTTATGAGATGGGAAGATATCGCGATATAATTATTAATATGGGGGTCAGTGGAAATACCAGTAAAAATGTGCTAGACGATTTTGACTGGCGCGTAGCACATAGCAAACCTCAGGTGGTCTTCTTGATGATTGGTACCAATGATGCCGCCACAGACAAGGCAATCTCTGTAGAACAATATGGGGAAAACTTAAAAACGCTTATTCAAAAAATTCGCGCATTAGGGGCTATTCCGGTATTGTTAAGTCCTACACCCATTCTCGAATCGCATGCACCCGAACGTGCTAACTTAAAACACTATGTCATCAAGATGAGTGAAGTTGTCCAAAAAGAACAAGTAATCTTTGTGAATCAATGGGAGATTTGGAACGGAGAACTAAAAGCGAAATATAAAGATCAGTGGTCAAAATTACTCTTAAATGATCCGCTACATCCCAACGGCTTAGGGCATAAAGAAATGGCAATATCCTTGTTTAAAGCATTGTCAATTTTCGACCCAAAACAACCTACCTGCGGAGGGGAATATTATGAAGGATATCATTAA
- a CDS encoding ATP-binding cassette domain-containing protein, whose protein sequence is MEELKELFADSIEFEYHYNQRLINGGVLILRPGKITGLLGRNGCGKSTLMKIIFGTVRPAHAFIRVNGKRVNKAYLTTEVCYLPQDTFLPTWLTVDRVINMMIDQKESLQAIQSNPLIQPHLKDSIADLSGGELRYLEILLILHRPATFILLDEPFTGLSPLLKDMVQELILSFKAKKGILISDHDYHNVLAISDELFLMQNGACRILNDKRELELFYVPEGTFDHNTE, encoded by the coding sequence ATGGAAGAGTTAAAAGAACTGTTTGCGGATTCTATCGAATTTGAATATCATTATAATCAGCGTCTAATTAATGGCGGCGTTCTAATCCTTCGTCCAGGCAAGATTACAGGTTTGCTGGGGAGAAACGGTTGTGGGAAATCAACACTAATGAAAATAATTTTCGGGACCGTTCGACCTGCTCATGCATTTATACGGGTGAATGGAAAACGCGTCAACAAGGCATACTTAACTACTGAGGTTTGCTACCTTCCTCAAGATACTTTTCTACCAACTTGGTTAACAGTCGATCGTGTTATCAACATGATGATTGATCAGAAGGAATCTTTACAGGCCATTCAAAGCAATCCGCTCATTCAGCCTCATTTGAAGGACTCGATTGCTGACTTATCCGGAGGCGAACTTCGCTATTTAGAAATCTTACTCATACTCCATAGACCGGCCACTTTTATCCTATTAGATGAACCATTTACAGGCCTATCACCGCTGTTAAAGGATATGGTTCAAGAATTGATTCTTTCTTTTAAAGCGAAAAAAGGAATTCTCATATCCGATCATGACTATCATAATGTATTAGCCATCAGCGATGAATTATTCCTAATGCAGAATGGAGCCTGCAGAATTTTAAATGATAAAAGAGAATTGGAATTATTTTATGTTCCTGAAGGAACGTTTGACCATAATACCGAATAA
- a CDS encoding Y-family DNA polymerase, producing the protein MKKRYASIWFPYLTTDWQSKRKPDLRDLPFVFASPVHGRMLIKAANPAAEKHAIVQGMLVADAKAFFPSLTVLDERIGLQEKLLKAIGLWCIRFTPIVALDEPDGLILDISGCAHLWSGEEKYLQHIVSRFAQYGYEARIAIADSIGAAWAVTRYGKRNSIIPTGQQLEALLSLPPMALRLEVPVVERMYRLGLKQIKSFVGMPRSVLRRRFGDHSVLRLAQALGYEEEFILPLKPIAPYEDRLPCLEPINTDKGIEIALEKLLESLCNRLANEGKGIREASLTCHRIDGKIEQISIGTSRSTAYIPHLFKLFALKISQIEPALGIELFVLEANKVEDAEANQEILWNTRTGLEDSGLTELLDRLKNRDMACEIFRYLPAQHYWPERSMRQVASIAEKSSFDWPLDRPRPTRLLAQPERINVTAPIPDYPPMVFQYKGLRHLVRKADGPERIEREWWLDPGEHRDYYAVEDDKGQRYWLYRSGHYGDKESDQWFIHGFFA; encoded by the coding sequence ATGAAAAAGAGATATGCTTCTATATGGTTTCCCTATTTGACAACCGATTGGCAGAGCAAGCGTAAGCCTGACTTACGGGACCTTCCTTTCGTATTTGCGAGTCCTGTGCATGGGCGCATGCTGATTAAGGCGGCCAATCCTGCCGCCGAGAAACATGCCATTGTACAAGGTATGCTTGTTGCCGATGCGAAAGCTTTTTTCCCCTCGCTAACGGTCTTGGATGAGCGTATAGGTCTTCAAGAAAAGTTATTAAAAGCAATTGGTCTTTGGTGCATCCGCTTTACCCCTATTGTTGCCTTAGATGAGCCCGATGGGCTTATTCTTGATATTAGCGGCTGTGCTCATCTCTGGTCTGGGGAAGAGAAATACTTGCAACATATTGTTTCCCGTTTTGCTCAATATGGCTATGAAGCGCGCATAGCAATAGCCGATAGCATTGGTGCCGCTTGGGCAGTAACACGCTATGGTAAACGAAATAGCATTATTCCCACGGGGCAACAATTGGAAGCCTTATTAAGTCTACCTCCCATGGCACTACGCCTAGAAGTACCTGTTGTTGAACGCATGTATCGCCTCGGCTTAAAACAGATTAAAAGTTTTGTAGGCATGCCTCGTTCAGTTCTACGTCGTCGTTTTGGAGATCATTCAGTCTTAAGATTAGCGCAGGCTTTAGGCTATGAGGAAGAATTTATACTTCCTTTAAAACCTATTGCTCCTTATGAGGATAGATTACCCTGTTTGGAACCAATTAATACCGATAAGGGAATTGAAATTGCCTTAGAGAAATTACTGGAAAGTCTTTGCAATCGACTAGCGAATGAAGGTAAAGGTATCCGAGAGGCTTCATTGACTTGCCATCGTATTGATGGGAAAATCGAACAAATTAGCATTGGCACAAGCCGCTCTACCGCTTATATACCGCATCTATTCAAATTATTCGCGCTCAAAATTTCACAGATTGAACCGGCATTAGGCATAGAACTCTTTGTCTTAGAAGCCAACAAAGTAGAAGATGCCGAAGCGAATCAAGAGATTTTATGGAATACGCGTACAGGCTTAGAAGATAGCGGGCTAACCGAATTGTTAGATCGTTTAAAAAATAGAGATATGGCTTGTGAAATTTTCCGTTACCTGCCAGCCCAACACTATTGGCCTGAGCGCTCCATGCGGCAAGTGGCTTCCATCGCGGAGAAATCGAGTTTCGACTGGCCTTTAGATCGTCCGCGACCAACTCGTCTGCTCGCTCAGCCGGAACGAATTAACGTCACGGCGCCTATCCCCGATTATCCACCTATGGTTTTCCAATATAAGGGACTTCGTCATCTTGTCCGCAAGGCAGATGGCCCCGAGCGTATTGAGCGAGAATGGTGGTTAGATCCGGGAGAACACCGAGATTATTATGCAGTGGAAGATGATAAAGGCCAACGCTACTGGCTATATCGTTCAGGGCATTATGGGGATAAAGAATCGGATCAGTGGTTTATACATGGTTTTTTCGCATAG
- a CDS encoding MBL fold metallo-hydrolase: MRKILLSFLLFVFSTLLFAQSNTERKSTPDNENPAVETWRQFEKTNPFNLSSDRLALLKTIEQYSDSYPPEEFKAYLDMSEIEAEELERKVPILYAYRKGFDKIFNDVRNKHVKKGTAEVWLLYNMGFVVKTASGCFGIDVDHRLADQFAPYLDFLIITHNHGDHANVKLIEAMRKLGKPVISNFYQGSADYYSTQPVSYKIGNFSIRSDMDDHLANPKFPKFVSMFRIDCGEDADSFSMLHCGDAGFTPANFKKVQGPVNLLVMRWGEPRENNLLGTDEGQVQPDYAVLTHLIELRHKPYPQGQASIGKTLEHLPGVKCKNTIIPFWGEKLTWKNGKLR, encoded by the coding sequence ATGAGAAAAATCTTACTATCATTCTTGCTATTTGTTTTCAGTACGCTGCTGTTCGCACAAAGTAATACGGAAAGGAAATCTACTCCTGATAATGAAAATCCTGCAGTTGAAACCTGGAGACAATTTGAAAAAACGAATCCCTTTAATTTGAGTTCTGATCGATTAGCATTGCTTAAAACGATTGAACAATACTCCGATAGTTATCCGCCAGAAGAATTCAAAGCTTATCTCGATATGAGTGAGATCGAGGCGGAAGAATTGGAACGCAAAGTGCCGATTTTATATGCTTACAGGAAGGGATTTGATAAGATATTCAATGATGTTCGTAATAAGCATGTGAAAAAGGGAACTGCGGAAGTTTGGTTGCTGTATAATATGGGCTTTGTGGTAAAAACGGCATCAGGATGTTTTGGTATTGATGTTGATCATCGGTTAGCCGATCAATTCGCACCCTATTTAGATTTTCTAATTATCACGCATAATCATGGTGATCATGCGAACGTAAAGTTAATTGAAGCTATGCGTAAATTAGGGAAACCTGTTATTTCTAATTTCTATCAAGGAAGTGCTGATTATTATTCTACGCAACCTGTGAGTTATAAAATTGGAAATTTCTCGATCCGTTCTGATATGGATGATCACTTAGCAAATCCTAAATTTCCAAAATTTGTCAGTATGTTCAGAATAGATTGCGGAGAGGATGCTGATTCTTTCTCGATGTTGCATTGTGGGGATGCTGGATTCACTCCTGCAAACTTTAAAAAGGTTCAAGGACCTGTTAATTTGCTAGTGATGCGTTGGGGAGAGCCAAGAGAGAACAATCTCTTAGGGACAGACGAAGGACAAGTGCAACCCGATTATGCGGTTTTAACTCATCTTATTGAGTTGAGACATAAACCATACCCACAGGGGCAAGCTTCGATAGGTAAAACGTTGGAACATCTTCCTGGCGTAAAATGTAAAAATACGATTATTCCTTTTTGGGGTGAGAAGCTGACTTGGAAGAATGGAAAGCTTAGATAA
- a CDS encoding ImuA family protein: protein MMVEDRQALISKLKNDMLLWQGIKPRDSQEERLGLGPIEEAFPNGIFPKGSIHEFISTGREEGAASCGFMSALLSKLMKSKGVCLWISSFKSLFPIAIKTFGVEPERVVIVCMQKEKDVLWAMEEALKCPGISGVVAEVHKLDYTQTRRLQLAVEKSQVVGFILRHNPKTLVATACTARWRIKPLASYAADGLPGIGFPRWDVELLKVRNGNPGRWQVEFSTQGIRPIFQQAEPAIFSERTQQTG, encoded by the coding sequence ATGATGGTAGAAGATAGACAAGCATTAATCAGTAAGCTGAAGAACGATATGTTGCTTTGGCAGGGAATAAAACCTCGAGATAGCCAAGAAGAACGTCTTGGGCTCGGCCCAATTGAGGAGGCTTTTCCTAACGGCATCTTTCCCAAAGGTAGTATCCATGAGTTTATTAGCACAGGTCGAGAAGAAGGTGCTGCTTCTTGTGGATTCATGAGTGCGCTACTAAGCAAATTAATGAAAAGCAAAGGCGTCTGTCTTTGGATTAGCAGCTTTAAATCGCTGTTTCCCATCGCAATTAAGACTTTCGGTGTGGAGCCTGAGCGCGTTGTGATTGTTTGTATGCAAAAGGAAAAGGATGTGCTTTGGGCGATGGAAGAGGCTTTAAAATGTCCGGGTATTTCGGGTGTTGTTGCGGAGGTTCATAAGCTTGATTATACGCAGACTCGCAGACTGCAACTTGCTGTAGAAAAGAGTCAAGTCGTCGGTTTTATTTTACGACACAACCCCAAAACATTGGTTGCTACCGCCTGTACTGCGCGTTGGCGAATTAAGCCTTTGGCGAGTTATGCTGCCGATGGGTTGCCTGGCATTGGTTTTCCGCGCTGGGATGTAGAATTGCTAAAGGTTCGTAATGGTAATCCTGGACGTTGGCAGGTGGAGTTTTCAACGCAAGGAATTCGTCCTATTTTTCAACAAGCAGAGCCTGCTATATTTTCCGAAAGAACACAGCAGACAGGTTAA
- a CDS encoding error-prone DNA polymerase, which produces MSYIELQVTSNFSFLRGASHPDELMEQAAKLGYKAIAINDRNTFAGIVRAHVAAKKHAIRLIPSCRLDLIDGPSLLAYPTDRAAYGRLSSLLTVGNLRAEKGQCHLYRKDVYAYAEGLKFVMLPPEKLDSSFHIDLDYIEALRDYQAHLGEHLYLGANRLYRGDDAKILFRLNQSAKELSVKLVALGDVYYHSPERRELQDILTCIREKCTIHTAGFKLHANAERYLKPAEEMERLFRTYPEAIDHSAEIAQACQFSLDSLEYVYPAELAPDGRTPQEELIRLTWEGARSKFGDDIPEHILNTIQMELDFIARKNYASYFLTVHDYVRFARERGILCQGRGSAANSTVCFCLGITSVDPSKIKLLFARFMSDARDEPPDIDVDFEHERREEVIQYIYEKYGRHRAAIVATVTQVRSKGALRDVAKAMGLSLDAVGRLSGVISSYWDNHIDQERLIEQGFNPEDPNLQKVLELAYQYMGFPRQLGQHTGGFVITQGNLHELCPLINARMEGRTNLEWNKDDLEALGFLKVDVLALGMLTCIRKAFDLAKEHYREDFTLANIKQDDSEVYDMICKADTLGVFQIESRAQMSMLPRLRPREFYDLVIEVAIVRPGPIQGDMVHPYLRRRNNEEPEEYPQEELREILGRTKGVPLFQEQAMEIAIVAAGFTPAEADELRRSMATFKAKGKVSAFHKKMIEGMVSRDYTEEFATRVFRQLEGFGSYGFPESHAASFALLVYVSSWIKCHYPDIFAAALLNSQPMGFYQPAQIIIDAQKHGIEVLPIDINLSQWDHTLEGETGEKWHALRLGFRQVRGLQAEDIDILLRGRHKAYQSISSLIDAGLSPAVLERLADADAFGSLGLNRREALWEISALSDSPIALFEGQPSESTKEGQIELPLISKSEHVVQDYSSTALSIKAHPVSFLRSKLDLLHVLPTGKLVEAKNDTFVKVCGLITVRQRPGTAKGVLFVTIEDETGFANLVIWGTIFEKHRREVLRAKLFMVAGKVQKEGDVIHVIAQRCFDVSAMLKDLTEDQQSQGAFHKGRNFH; this is translated from the coding sequence ATGAGTTATATTGAATTACAGGTAACCAGCAATTTCAGCTTTTTGCGAGGTGCTTCTCACCCGGATGAACTGATGGAGCAGGCCGCAAAATTGGGGTATAAAGCCATTGCTATTAACGATAGGAATACTTTTGCTGGCATTGTTCGCGCACATGTGGCGGCAAAGAAACATGCTATTCGTCTGATTCCTTCCTGTCGATTAGATCTAATCGATGGACCTAGCTTGCTTGCTTATCCGACCGATCGCGCTGCCTATGGACGCTTATCTAGTTTATTAACGGTGGGGAATTTACGCGCAGAAAAAGGACAATGTCATCTCTATCGTAAAGATGTATATGCCTATGCCGAGGGGCTAAAGTTTGTCATGCTACCTCCGGAGAAGCTTGACAGCAGCTTTCATATCGATTTGGATTATATAGAAGCACTTCGCGATTATCAAGCTCATCTTGGGGAGCATCTTTATTTAGGTGCGAATCGACTGTATCGCGGGGATGACGCCAAAATATTATTCCGCCTGAATCAATCAGCAAAAGAGCTAAGCGTCAAGTTAGTTGCGCTGGGAGATGTCTACTACCATAGCCCAGAACGCCGCGAGCTTCAAGATATCCTGACCTGCATTCGTGAGAAATGTACAATACATACGGCAGGCTTTAAATTACATGCAAATGCCGAGCGCTATTTGAAACCGGCCGAAGAAATGGAACGTTTATTTCGGACATATCCAGAAGCAATTGATCACAGTGCGGAAATTGCGCAGGCTTGCCAGTTCTCCTTGGACAGCCTAGAATACGTCTATCCTGCAGAATTAGCTCCTGATGGACGAACGCCTCAAGAGGAGCTTATTCGTTTAACCTGGGAGGGTGCCAGATCTAAATTTGGAGACGATATTCCCGAGCATATTCTCAATACCATTCAGATGGAGCTAGACTTTATAGCCCGTAAGAATTATGCTTCTTATTTTCTGACCGTACATGATTATGTTCGCTTTGCTCGAGAGCGAGGGATCCTCTGTCAAGGACGCGGTTCTGCCGCCAACTCAACGGTATGCTTCTGCTTAGGCATAACCTCTGTAGATCCTTCCAAGATTAAATTACTCTTTGCTCGTTTTATGTCGGATGCGCGCGATGAACCACCCGATATTGATGTAGATTTTGAACATGAACGTCGGGAAGAAGTTATTCAATACATCTACGAGAAGTATGGTCGCCATCGGGCCGCCATTGTTGCTACGGTTACACAGGTTCGTTCGAAAGGTGCCCTTCGGGATGTGGCCAAAGCCATGGGGCTTTCCTTAGATGCGGTAGGTCGCTTATCGGGCGTGATTAGTAGCTATTGGGACAATCATATCGATCAGGAGCGATTAATTGAACAAGGCTTTAACCCAGAGGATCCCAATCTACAAAAGGTACTGGAGCTTGCTTATCAGTATATGGGTTTTCCAAGGCAACTGGGGCAGCATACAGGGGGCTTCGTAATTACGCAGGGGAACTTACATGAGCTCTGTCCGCTAATCAATGCACGGATGGAAGGTCGCACAAATTTGGAATGGAATAAGGATGACTTAGAAGCTTTAGGATTCTTAAAAGTGGATGTACTGGCTCTTGGTATGTTAACCTGCATACGGAAGGCTTTCGATTTAGCGAAAGAGCATTACCGTGAAGATTTTACGCTAGCTAACATTAAGCAGGATGATTCGGAAGTTTATGATATGATTTGTAAGGCCGATACCTTAGGTGTGTTTCAGATTGAAAGCCGTGCGCAGATGTCTATGCTTCCGCGTTTACGGCCTCGGGAATTTTATGATTTAGTCATTGAAGTTGCTATTGTTCGTCCTGGCCCGATACAGGGAGATATGGTACATCCTTACCTACGTCGTCGAAATAATGAGGAGCCCGAAGAATATCCGCAAGAGGAGCTTCGTGAAATACTAGGCCGAACCAAAGGTGTCCCGCTATTTCAGGAACAAGCTATGGAGATTGCTATTGTTGCTGCGGGTTTCACACCTGCCGAAGCCGACGAACTCCGCCGCAGTATGGCCACCTTCAAAGCGAAGGGCAAAGTCTCTGCATTTCATAAAAAAATGATTGAAGGTATGGTTAGCCGAGACTATACGGAGGAATTTGCTACACGGGTATTTCGACAATTAGAAGGCTTCGGAAGCTATGGTTTCCCGGAAAGTCATGCTGCTTCATTTGCCTTATTAGTGTATGTTTCTTCTTGGATTAAATGTCATTATCCTGATATCTTCGCCGCCGCTTTATTGAACAGCCAACCTATGGGTTTTTATCAGCCGGCACAGATTATTATTGATGCGCAGAAACATGGTATTGAAGTGCTCCCCATTGATATCAATCTTTCCCAATGGGATCATACTTTGGAAGGGGAAACAGGAGAAAAATGGCATGCACTGCGTTTAGGATTCCGTCAGGTTAGAGGATTACAAGCAGAAGATATCGACATCCTACTTCGAGGTCGGCATAAAGCGTATCAGTCTATTAGTAGTTTAATCGACGCTGGATTAAGTCCTGCTGTTTTAGAAAGGTTAGCCGATGCAGATGCCTTTGGTTCGCTAGGACTTAACCGCCGAGAAGCCCTTTGGGAAATCTCAGCACTCTCCGATAGTCCCATTGCTCTTTTCGAAGGGCAGCCTTCGGAAAGCACAAAAGAAGGCCAAATTGAACTTCCCCTCATCAGCAAAAGTGAGCATGTCGTACAAGATTATTCTTCTACCGCCTTATCAATTAAAGCGCATCCGGTTAGTTTTTTGCGTTCGAAGCTAGACTTATTACATGTGCTACCCACTGGAAAACTAGTAGAAGCGAAGAATGATACATTTGTTAAAGTCTGTGGACTCATCACCGTAAGACAACGTCCAGGCACAGCGAAGGGCGTTCTCTTTGTAACTATAGAGGATGAAACAGGTTTCGCTAATCTAGTAATCTGGGGAACCATTTTTGAGAAGCATAGACGTGAGGTCTTGCGCGCGAAGTTGTTTATGGTAGCGGGCAAAGTACAAAAAGAAGGAGATGTTATTCATGTAATTGCACAGCGTTGTTTTGATGTAAGCGCCATGTTGAAAGACTTAACAGAAGATCAACAGAGTCAAGGAGCTTTCCATAAAGGTCGGAATTTTCATTAG
- a CDS encoding alpha/beta hydrolase, with the protein MKSNCLFIKVLIFSTIIIAIITLNGKVSAQSVKVFQNMRYAEKPKGFEQDTSSDRLLDLYLPQVENNKSYPVLVFIHGGGFAGGDKNAKGNVLLCQKIAEKGYAVVSINYYLYLRQHKIAGASAGVNMKDAVPADGKFHPGLETAVKHAAADTEMALQWIKDNATTYKLDANRVAISGGSAGAMTALYTAYQSKQQILPIRCVVNLWGGLANTDGVNASSPAVLTFHGDQDEIINVAYAKALHQKMTAVGSSTSEMHILQNMGHAIYNYIIKSEINRIDEFLQKCMGIKPDA; encoded by the coding sequence ATGAAATCAAACTGCCTTTTTATTAAGGTTCTAATATTTTCGACGATTATCATTGCGATTATTACGCTGAATGGTAAAGTGTCCGCGCAAAGTGTGAAAGTTTTTCAGAATATGCGTTATGCGGAAAAACCCAAAGGATTCGAACAAGATACATCTTCTGACAGATTATTAGATCTTTATCTTCCACAGGTTGAAAACAACAAAAGCTATCCTGTTTTAGTCTTTATCCATGGCGGAGGGTTTGCAGGAGGTGATAAAAACGCAAAAGGGAATGTGCTGTTATGTCAAAAGATAGCAGAGAAAGGCTATGCGGTTGTATCGATTAACTATTACTTGTATTTGAGACAACATAAGATAGCGGGGGCTTCAGCAGGAGTAAATATGAAGGATGCTGTTCCCGCGGATGGGAAATTCCATCCAGGACTGGAGACTGCAGTGAAGCATGCAGCTGCCGATACGGAAATGGCATTGCAATGGATTAAAGATAATGCGACGACTTATAAACTCGATGCGAATCGAGTGGCTATTTCTGGAGGATCGGCCGGAGCAATGACTGCGCTGTATACGGCCTATCAATCGAAGCAGCAAATTCTTCCTATTCGATGTGTGGTTAATTTATGGGGAGGTTTAGCGAATACGGATGGGGTAAATGCGAGCTCTCCAGCTGTTTTAACTTTTCATGGAGATCAAGACGAAATTATCAATGTTGCCTATGCTAAGGCACTACATCAAAAGATGACAGCTGTAGGATCTTCAACGTCTGAAATGCATATACTCCAGAATATGGGGCATGCGATTTATAATTATATCATCAAGAGCGAGATTAATCGAATTGATGAATTTCTTCAAAAATGTATGGGTATCAAACCGGATGCCTAG
- a CDS encoding dihydroorotase, giving the protein MSTILIKNAQVVNEGEIKAQDLLIKDGRIDKIASTIDAHAEKVINADGLHLFPGLIDDQVHFREPGLTYKANIFTESRAAVAGGTTSFMEMPNTVPNTLTQKLLQDKYDIGQDSSLANYSFFMGAANDNLDEVLKTNPRDVCGIKIFMGSSTGNMLVDNEQSLEAIFSQAPTLIATHCEDEATIQANLAAYKEKYGEHVTIEMHPLIRSAEACYLSSSKAVELAKKNNTRLHILHISTARETALFENTIPLEQKRITAEACIHHLWFSDADYKTKGNFIKWNPAVKTATDRDGILKAVLDGHIDVIATDHAPHTFEEKSQPYLQAPSGGPLVQHALQALLDLVKQGKMTLEQLVQKTAHNTATLFQIEQRGYIREGYWADLVLVDLNKPYTVNKTNILSKCGWSPFEEYTFSSTIEHTLVSGNIAYSNGQIIEVGSGHRLLFNR; this is encoded by the coding sequence ATGTCTACAATACTTATCAAGAATGCGCAGGTTGTCAATGAAGGGGAGATTAAGGCGCAAGATTTATTGATTAAAGATGGGCGTATAGACAAAATCGCTAGTACGATTGATGCGCACGCTGAAAAGGTAATTAATGCGGATGGCTTACACTTATTTCCGGGATTGATTGATGATCAAGTTCACTTCCGTGAGCCGGGTTTAACTTATAAAGCCAATATCTTTACAGAGAGTCGCGCTGCCGTAGCAGGTGGTACTACCTCTTTTATGGAGATGCCTAATACGGTACCAAATACCTTGACACAAAAATTGTTGCAAGATAAATACGATATAGGGCAAGATAGCTCCTTAGCGAATTATTCTTTTTTCATGGGGGCAGCGAATGATAACCTAGATGAGGTCTTGAAAACGAATCCACGCGATGTCTGTGGTATCAAGATCTTTATGGGTTCCTCAACAGGGAATATGTTGGTGGATAATGAACAATCGTTGGAAGCTATTTTTTCTCAAGCGCCAACCTTAATCGCCACACACTGTGAGGATGAAGCAACCATTCAAGCTAATCTTGCGGCCTATAAGGAAAAATATGGAGAGCATGTCACCATTGAAATGCATCCACTTATTCGTTCAGCGGAAGCTTGCTATCTATCCTCTTCGAAAGCAGTCGAACTTGCTAAAAAGAACAATACTAGATTGCATATCTTACATATTTCTACGGCTCGAGAAACAGCCTTGTTTGAAAATACAATCCCTTTGGAACAAAAGAGAATAACAGCAGAAGCTTGTATTCACCATCTTTGGTTTTCGGATGCAGATTATAAAACTAAAGGTAATTTCATTAAATGGAACCCTGCAGTAAAGACAGCAACGGATCGAGATGGAATCCTAAAAGCGGTATTGGATGGGCATATCGATGTGATTGCCACAGATCACGCTCCACATACTTTCGAGGAAAAATCACAACCTTATTTGCAGGCACCATCGGGAGGACCTTTAGTGCAACATGCCCTTCAAGCGCTGCTAGATTTAGTGAAGCAAGGAAAAATGACTTTGGAACAATTAGTTCAAAAGACAGCGCATAATACGGCGACCTTATTTCAGATTGAACAACGTGGATATATTCGTGAAGGCTATTGGGCAGATTTGGTTTTAGTAGATTTGAATAAACCCTATACGGTTAATAAAACTAATATTTTATCGAAATGTGGCTGGTCGCCATTTGAAGAATATACTTTCTCGTCGACTATTGAACACACGCTAGTTTCTGGAAACATCGCATATAGCAATGGTCAAATTATAGAAGTAGGTTCAGGTCATCGTTTACTTTTTAATAGATAA